One Janthinobacterium sp. TB1-E2 genomic region harbors:
- a CDS encoding ArgP/LysG family DNA-binding transcriptional regulator, protein MGSLDYRALAVLDAVASHGSFDKAALALGITQSAVSQRIKALEDASGRLLIIRGQPAVPTGLGQRLIVHHRNVKLMEASLDIDLGNSVSMPEIAIAIDADSLATWFPDTLSALLAPPRCQLDVRLADSDSALQMVRDGSVFGCVAAESGTAIDAAAATSVTPLGTLRYVCVATPVFAGHWFGDGFIAEAVQLAPAVVGQHSLLARFLAEQLSMREPFPHHTLPVEAARRGCVQDGLAYGLMPQRLAAPALAAGRLVDLMPGSTLDVALSWHAWTLDTPFTKLLSEQIVKSARNYLQ, encoded by the coding sequence ATGGGATCACTCGATTATCGCGCGCTGGCCGTGCTGGACGCCGTGGCCAGCCATGGCAGTTTCGACAAGGCCGCCCTGGCGCTGGGCATCACCCAGTCGGCCGTCTCGCAGCGGATCAAGGCGCTGGAAGACGCCAGCGGGCGATTGCTGATCATCCGTGGCCAGCCAGCCGTACCGACGGGCCTGGGCCAGCGCCTGATCGTGCATCACCGCAACGTCAAGCTGATGGAAGCGTCGCTCGACATCGACTTGGGCAACAGCGTCAGCATGCCGGAAATCGCCATCGCCATCGATGCCGACAGCCTGGCCACGTGGTTCCCCGACACCTTGTCCGCCCTGCTGGCGCCGCCGCGCTGCCAGCTCGACGTGCGCCTGGCCGACAGCGACAGCGCCTTGCAAATGGTGCGCGACGGCTCCGTGTTTGGCTGCGTGGCAGCCGAGTCCGGCACAGCGATCGACGCGGCGGCGGCCACCAGCGTCACGCCGCTGGGTACCTTGCGCTATGTCTGCGTGGCCACGCCCGTGTTTGCCGGGCACTGGTTCGGCGATGGTTTTATTGCCGAGGCGGTGCAACTGGCACCGGCCGTCGTAGGCCAGCACAGCTTGCTGGCGCGTTTCCTCGCTGAACAATTGAGCATGCGTGAACCATTCCCCCACCACACCTTGCCGGTGGAAGCGGCGCGCCGCGGCTGCGTCCAGGATGGCCTGGCCTACGGCCTGATGCCGCAGCGCCTGGCCGCGCCAGCGCTGGCGGCGGGCCGTCTCGTGGACCTGATGCCGGGCAGCACCCTGGACGTGGCACTGAGCTGGCATGCCTGGACCCTGGACACGCCGTTTACCAAGCTGCTGTCGGAACAGATCGTCAAGTCGGCCCGCAACTACCTGCAGTAA
- the hemE gene encoding uroporphyrinogen decarboxylase, whose translation MPQFAPLQNDTFLRALLRQPTEHTPVWLMRQAGRYLPEYRATRERAGSFLGLAKNPDYATEVTLQPLERFPLDAAILFSDILTVPDAMGLGLYFADGEGPKFERPLRTEQDVKALQVPDLESLDYVFNAVTQIRTELNGRVPLIGFSGSPWTLACYMVEGGGSKEFHTIKKMLYNRPDLMHHILAINATSVAQYLNAQIDAGAQAVMIFDSWGGALADGAYQEFSLAYMQQVVAQLKRDKDGVKIPAIVFTKGGGQWIEQIADIGADAVGLDWTVNLTRARQLVGHKVGLQGNLDPAILFASPEQIRAEVAKVLNAFGAPSAGTGHVFNLGHGISQFTPPESVEAMVEAVHSMSRAMRSGQ comes from the coding sequence ATGCCACAATTTGCTCCGCTCCAGAATGATACTTTCCTGCGCGCCCTGCTGCGCCAGCCAACTGAGCACACCCCTGTCTGGCTGATGCGCCAGGCGGGCCGCTACCTGCCCGAATACCGCGCCACGCGCGAGCGGGCCGGCTCCTTCCTGGGTCTGGCAAAGAATCCCGATTACGCGACCGAAGTGACCTTGCAGCCCCTCGAGCGCTTCCCGCTCGACGCGGCGATCCTGTTTTCCGACATCCTGACGGTGCCTGACGCCATGGGCCTGGGCCTGTACTTTGCCGATGGCGAAGGCCCGAAGTTCGAGCGTCCGCTGCGCACGGAACAGGACGTGAAGGCGCTGCAAGTGCCGGACCTGGAGTCGCTCGACTACGTTTTCAATGCCGTCACGCAAATCCGCACGGAACTCAATGGCCGCGTGCCGCTGATCGGTTTTTCCGGCAGCCCGTGGACCCTGGCGTGCTACATGGTGGAAGGCGGCGGCTCGAAAGAATTCCACACCATCAAGAAGATGCTGTACAACCGCCCGGACCTGATGCATCACATCCTGGCCATCAACGCCACTTCCGTGGCGCAATACCTGAATGCGCAAATCGATGCCGGCGCGCAAGCCGTGATGATTTTCGACTCGTGGGGCGGTGCGCTAGCCGACGGCGCCTACCAGGAATTCTCGCTGGCCTACATGCAGCAAGTGGTGGCACAGCTGAAACGCGACAAGGATGGCGTCAAGATTCCCGCCATCGTGTTTACCAAGGGCGGCGGCCAGTGGATCGAGCAGATCGCCGACATCGGCGCCGATGCCGTGGGCCTGGACTGGACCGTCAACCTGACGCGCGCGCGCCAGCTGGTCGGCCATAAAGTGGGCTTGCAGGGCAATCTCGACCCGGCCATCCTGTTCGCCAGCCCCGAGCAGATCCGCGCCGAAGTGGCGAAAGTGCTCAACGCGTTTGGCGCGCCATCGGCAGGCACGGGTCACGTATTCAACCTGGGCCATGGTATTTCCCAGTTCACGCCGCCGGAATCCGTGGAAGCCATGGTGGAAGCCGTGCACAGCATGAGCCGCGCCATGCGCAGCGGCCAGTAA
- a CDS encoding primosomal protein N' produces MSQCILTSCILKIALDTPLNALFDYRWNAAADAGADAAAPLPQVGQLALVPFGRREVMGLIVGVSDSTDVPAAKLKDVLAVRSQLAPLSEQWLALAAFAADYYQRPLGEVALPGLPKNLRVLTTVALDRAIKKLGKLADAHDGTPLNMPALNPAQQEAADAIGGAQGFKPTLLYGVTGSGKTEVYLQACAQVLAREDDAQILILVPEINLTPQLEGNIRARFPGVMLATLHSSLSEGERMLHWLAAHQGQARIVLGTRLAILASLPKLKLIVIDEEHDPSYKQQEGLRYSARDLAVWRAWQLQIPIVLGSATPSLESWHHAQTGRYRKLELRERAVRNAVLPRVKILDMERDKPKDGLTSHLVAALKLRMERGEQSLLFLNRRGYSPVICCESCGWISNCTRCTSFMVLHKPEHRLRCHHCSLELRIPRHCPTCGNVDLQPLGRGTQRVEEGLQQLFPEARILRIDADSTRKKGSAQEAFDTVHRGEVDILIGTQMVAKGHDFKKLTLVGILNPDTALFSQDYRASERLFAQLMQVAGRAGRAAQTEGGSVSEVLIQTRYARHPLYDAVVNHDYDHFATTLLEERAQAALPPYLFQALLRAEAPELATAIEFLQAAKECMEHPQVTINDPIPMSMTRVYNVDRAQLLLESASRPALQAFLKEWLAELRAMKTRVKWSLEVDPLDI; encoded by the coding sequence ATGTCGCAGTGCATTTTGACGTCGTGCATCCTGAAAATCGCGCTCGACACGCCCTTGAACGCCCTGTTCGACTACCGCTGGAACGCGGCGGCCGATGCCGGTGCGGACGCTGCCGCACCGCTGCCGCAAGTGGGGCAGCTGGCGCTGGTGCCGTTCGGCCGGCGCGAAGTGATGGGGTTGATCGTCGGCGTGTCCGACAGCACCGACGTGCCCGCCGCGAAATTGAAGGACGTGCTGGCCGTGCGCAGCCAGCTGGCGCCGCTGTCGGAACAGTGGCTGGCGCTGGCCGCCTTTGCCGCCGACTACTACCAGCGCCCGCTGGGCGAAGTGGCGCTGCCCGGTTTGCCGAAGAATTTGCGCGTGCTCACCACCGTGGCGCTGGACCGCGCCATCAAGAAGCTGGGCAAGTTGGCCGACGCACACGACGGCACGCCGCTGAACATGCCGGCCCTGAATCCCGCCCAGCAGGAAGCGGCAGACGCCATCGGCGGCGCCCAGGGTTTTAAGCCGACCCTGCTGTACGGCGTGACGGGCAGCGGCAAGACGGAAGTGTATCTGCAAGCCTGCGCCCAGGTGCTGGCGCGCGAGGACGATGCGCAAATCCTGATTCTGGTGCCGGAAATTAACCTCACGCCCCAGCTGGAAGGCAATATCCGTGCGCGCTTTCCCGGCGTCATGCTGGCTACCTTGCACAGCAGCCTGTCCGAGGGCGAGCGCATGCTGCACTGGTTGGCCGCCCACCAAGGCCAGGCGCGCATCGTGCTTGGCACGCGGCTGGCCATCCTGGCGTCGTTGCCGAAGCTCAAGCTCATCGTCATCGACGAGGAACACGATCCTTCCTACAAGCAGCAGGAAGGCTTGCGCTATTCGGCGCGCGACCTGGCCGTGTGGCGCGCCTGGCAATTGCAGATTCCCATCGTGCTCGGTTCGGCCACGCCCTCGCTGGAAAGCTGGCACCACGCACAGACGGGGCGCTACCGCAAGCTGGAATTGCGCGAGCGGGCCGTCAGGAATGCGGTGTTGCCACGCGTCAAGATTCTGGACATGGAGCGCGACAAGCCGAAAGATGGCCTGACTTCGCATCTGGTAGCCGCACTAAAACTGCGCATGGAGCGCGGGGAGCAGTCGCTGCTGTTCCTGAACCGGCGAGGCTATTCGCCCGTCATCTGCTGCGAATCGTGCGGCTGGATCAGCAATTGCACGCGCTGCACCTCGTTCATGGTGCTGCACAAGCCCGAACATCGCTTGCGCTGCCACCATTGCAGCCTGGAGTTGCGCATCCCCCGCCATTGCCCCACGTGCGGCAACGTCGACTTGCAGCCGCTGGGCCGCGGTACGCAAAGGGTGGAAGAGGGCTTGCAGCAATTGTTTCCCGAGGCGCGGATTTTGCGCATCGACGCCGATTCCACGCGCAAGAAAGGCAGCGCGCAGGAAGCGTTCGACACCGTGCACCGGGGCGAAGTCGATATTCTGATCGGCACGCAGATGGTGGCCAAGGGCCACGATTTCAAAAAGCTGACCCTGGTCGGCATTTTGAATCCGGACACGGCCCTGTTTTCGCAGGATTACCGGGCCAGCGAACGGCTGTTCGCGCAATTGATGCAGGTGGCGGGCCGGGCCGGGCGGGCCGCGCAGACGGAAGGGGGCAGCGTCAGTGAAGTGCTGATCCAGACGCGCTATGCGCGCCATCCGCTGTACGACGCCGTCGTCAACCACGATTACGACCATTTCGCCACGACCTTGCTGGAAGAGCGGGCGCAGGCGGCGCTGCCGCCGTATCTGTTCCAGGCCCTGCTGCGCGCCGAGGCGCCCGAGCTGGCCACGGCCATCGAATTCCTGCAGGCGGCGAAAGAGTGCATGGAACACCCGCAGGTGACCATCAATGACCCGATTCCCATGAGCATGACGCGCGTCTACAACGTGGACCGCGCCCAGCTGCTGCTCGAGTCCGCCTCGCGGCCCGCGCTGCAGGCGTTCTTGAAGGAATGGTTAGCCGAGCTGCGCGCCATGAAAACGCGCGTGAAATGGTCGCTGGAAGTGGACCCGCTCGATATTTGA
- a CDS encoding dihydrolipoyl dehydrogenase translates to MKTIQVDVAVIGSGTAGMTAHRAARMQDKRVLMIESGPYGTTCARVGCMPSKLLIAAAEAAHAVAAAPAFGVHPGPVRIDGRQVMARVRSERDRFVGFVLDGVNAIPEEEKLRGHARFIGPGKLQVDDHTIVEAASVVIATGSTPIVPPEWQAAGERVITSDAVFEWTDLPSSVAVVGSGVIGLELGQALARLGVRVTLFARGNKVAQLTDPLVLREADAVLARELDIRFMTKVAHMAKTPDGSGILLTSRDDAGVEKTEQFEYVLAAIGRAPNVDKIGLETAQIELDRHGIPLHDRHTMQCGKSAIFIAGDADNELPLLPEAADEGRIAGDNAAHFPNVKPGLRRTPLTIAFTEPQIATLGATYQQLCVSHAGRFAVGAVSFGNQGRSRVMLQNQGLLRVYAEFGSKRFLGAELIGPRAEHLGHLLAWACQAQLTVPVMLEMPFYHPVIEEGVRTALRELALHLEKDPEHAPGCADCTPGP, encoded by the coding sequence ATGAAGACGATACAAGTGGATGTGGCCGTGATCGGCAGCGGCACGGCCGGCATGACGGCGCACAGGGCGGCGCGCATGCAGGACAAGCGCGTGCTGATGATAGAAAGCGGACCGTACGGCACGACCTGCGCCAGGGTGGGCTGCATGCCCAGCAAACTCCTGATCGCGGCGGCTGAGGCGGCCCATGCCGTGGCTGCCGCGCCCGCTTTCGGCGTGCATCCGGGTCCCGTGCGCATCGATGGCCGGCAAGTGATGGCCAGGGTGCGTAGCGAACGCGACCGCTTTGTCGGCTTCGTGCTCGACGGCGTCAATGCGATTCCCGAGGAAGAAAAACTGCGCGGCCATGCGCGCTTCATCGGCCCAGGCAAGCTGCAGGTGGATGATCATACGATCGTCGAGGCCGCCAGTGTGGTGATCGCCACCGGTTCCACGCCCATCGTGCCGCCCGAGTGGCAGGCGGCGGGCGAGCGTGTCATCACCAGCGACGCCGTGTTCGAGTGGACGGATTTGCCCAGCTCGGTGGCCGTGGTCGGCAGCGGCGTCATCGGCCTGGAACTGGGCCAGGCGTTGGCACGCTTGGGCGTGCGCGTGACCTTGTTCGCGCGTGGCAATAAAGTCGCGCAGCTGACGGACCCGCTGGTGTTGCGCGAGGCGGACGCCGTGCTGGCGCGCGAACTCGATATCCGTTTCATGACCAAGGTCGCGCATATGGCAAAAACGCCGGACGGCAGCGGCATACTGCTGACCAGTCGCGATGACGCCGGCGTGGAAAAAACCGAGCAGTTCGAGTATGTGCTGGCCGCCATCGGCCGCGCGCCGAACGTGGACAAGATCGGCCTGGAAACGGCGCAAATCGAGCTCGACCGTCACGGCATTCCCCTGCATGACCGGCACACCATGCAGTGCGGTAAGAGCGCCATCTTCATCGCTGGCGACGCCGACAACGAACTACCGTTGCTGCCCGAAGCGGCCGACGAGGGCCGCATCGCGGGCGACAACGCGGCGCACTTTCCCAATGTGAAGCCGGGCTTGCGCCGCACGCCGTTGACGATCGCCTTCACGGAACCGCAGATCGCCACCTTGGGTGCCACGTACCAGCAATTGTGCGTGAGCCACGCGGGCCGCTTTGCCGTCGGCGCCGTGTCGTTCGGCAACCAGGGCCGCAGTCGCGTGATGCTGCAAAACCAGGGCTTGCTGCGCGTGTATGCGGAATTCGGCAGCAAGCGCTTTCTCGGCGCCGAGCTGATCGGCCCAAGGGCGGAACACCTGGGTCATCTGTTGGCCTGGGCTTGCCAGGCCCAGCTGACGGTGCCGGTCATGCTCGAGATGCCGTTCTATCACCCCGTCATCGAGGAAGGCGTGCGCACGGCCTTGCGTGAACTGGCGCTGCACCTGGAAAAAGACCCGGAACACGCGCCCGGCTGCGCCGATTGCACTCCCGGACCTTGA
- a CDS encoding S9 family peptidase, translating to MTSTASSTPYGIWPSPISAAIVAAGASPLTQLALGGADGADVFWLAGRASEAGRNTLLRQRGARVDELTPAPSNVRTRVHEYGGGAYAVAGDTVYFSHFADNCLYRVSGDGAPEAFTTGGNTRHADFVVDAARSRLIAVREQHPAEGHAHPENSLAAVGFDGRETVLARGHDFYAAPRLSPDGSQLAWISWDHPRLPWQGTELWLADVQADGSLGSPRLIAGGARESICQPEWSPNGLLHFVSDSSGWWNLYRLHGADIEALCPMEAEFATPHWTFGGSMYGFLSDDEIVCTYIQAGVSYLAQLNVAAAKLEPIPHPYQEIRELRVGPGFVALLGGSPTIALELARIDLSNHELEVLAQSIAQLPALEYLSVPRSLSFPSSNGRTAYAFFYAPTNGDVQAPAGTLPPVIVISHGGPTSMASNTLKLATQYWTSRGIGVLDVNYGGSSGFGREYRDALRGQWGIVDVEDCIAGARYLAANGLADPERLIIRGGSAGGLTTLCALTFHDVFKAGASYYGVSDLKGLDDDSHKFESRYTDYLIASQPQAEALYRERSPIHHTDKLSRPMIFFQGLDDKVVPPQQSQLMVDALQARGVPVAYVPLEGEGHGFRKAENIVRTLDAELYFYQRVFGLPVAAGEPPVHIANLSA from the coding sequence ATGACCTCGACCGCATCCAGCACCCCTTATGGCATTTGGCCATCGCCGATCAGCGCGGCCATCGTCGCCGCCGGCGCTTCGCCGCTGACGCAGCTGGCCCTGGGCGGTGCGGATGGGGCCGACGTGTTCTGGCTGGCCGGGCGCGCCAGCGAGGCGGGCCGCAATACCTTGCTGCGCCAGCGCGGTGCGCGTGTCGATGAACTGACGCCGGCGCCGTCCAATGTGCGCACCCGCGTGCATGAATACGGCGGCGGCGCGTATGCCGTGGCCGGCGATACCGTGTATTTCTCGCATTTTGCCGACAATTGCCTGTACCGCGTGAGCGGCGACGGCGCGCCCGAAGCGTTCACCACGGGCGGCAACACGCGCCACGCGGACTTCGTTGTCGATGCGGCCCGTTCCCGCCTGATCGCCGTGCGCGAACAGCACCCGGCGGAAGGCCATGCGCATCCGGAAAACAGCCTGGCGGCCGTCGGCTTCGACGGGCGTGAAACGGTGCTGGCACGGGGCCACGATTTCTATGCGGCGCCGCGTTTGTCGCCGGACGGCAGCCAGCTGGCCTGGATCAGCTGGGACCACCCGCGCCTGCCGTGGCAAGGCACGGAACTGTGGCTGGCCGACGTGCAGGCGGACGGCAGCCTCGGTTCGCCGCGCCTGATCGCCGGCGGCGCGCGCGAGTCGATTTGCCAGCCGGAATGGTCGCCGAACGGCTTGCTGCACTTCGTTTCCGACAGCAGCGGCTGGTGGAATCTGTACCGCCTGCATGGCGCCGACATCGAAGCGCTGTGCCCGATGGAAGCGGAATTTGCCACGCCGCACTGGACCTTCGGCGGCAGCATGTACGGTTTTCTTTCCGACGACGAGATCGTCTGCACATATATCCAGGCCGGCGTCAGCTACCTGGCGCAATTGAACGTGGCGGCGGCCAAGCTCGAGCCGATACCGCATCCCTACCAGGAAATCCGCGAACTGCGCGTGGGCCCCGGCTTCGTCGCGCTCTTGGGCGGCAGCCCGACCATCGCGCTGGAACTGGCGCGCATCGATTTGTCCAACCATGAGCTGGAAGTACTGGCGCAGTCGATCGCACAATTGCCCGCGCTCGAGTATTTGTCCGTGCCGCGCAGCTTGAGTTTTCCAAGCAGCAATGGCCGCACGGCTTACGCCTTCTTTTATGCGCCCACCAATGGCGACGTGCAGGCGCCGGCGGGAACGTTACCGCCCGTCATCGTCATCAGCCATGGCGGCCCCACCAGCATGGCCAGCAATACCTTGAAACTGGCGACGCAATACTGGACCAGCCGCGGCATCGGCGTGCTCGACGTCAACTATGGCGGCAGCAGCGGCTTCGGCCGCGAATACCGCGACGCGCTGCGCGGGCAATGGGGCATCGTCGACGTGGAAGACTGCATCGCCGGCGCGCGCTACCTGGCCGCCAACGGCCTGGCCGATCCGGAACGCCTGATCATCCGCGGCGGCAGCGCGGGCGGCCTGACGACCCTGTGCGCACTGACGTTCCACGACGTCTTCAAGGCCGGCGCCAGCTACTATGGCGTATCCGACCTGAAGGGCCTGGACGACGATTCGCACAAGTTCGAATCGCGCTACACCGATTACCTGATCGCTTCGCAGCCGCAAGCCGAGGCCCTGTACCGCGAGCGCTCGCCCATCCACCACACGGATAAACTGTCGCGCCCGATGATCTTCTTCCAGGGCCTCGACGACAAGGTCGTGCCGCCGCAGCAGTCGCAGCTGATGGTCGACGCCCTGCAGGCGCGCGGCGTGCCCGTCGCCTATGTGCCGCTCGAAGGCGAGGGGCACGGCTTCCGCAAGGCGGAAAACATCGTGCGCACGCTGGACGCGGAACTGTATTTCTACCAGCGCGTGTTCGGCCTGCCAGTGGCGGCCGGCGAACCGCCCGTCCACATCGCCAATTTGTCCGCATGA